From Budorcas taxicolor isolate Tak-1 chromosome 19, Takin1.1, whole genome shotgun sequence, the proteins below share one genomic window:
- the LOC128064865 gene encoding keratin-associated protein 4-9-like, translating into MVSSCCGSVCSDQSCGRSLCQETCCRPVCCQTTCCRTTCCRPSCGVSSCCRPVCCQPTCPRPTCCISSCYRPSSCGSSCGSSCCRPTCCISSCCRPQCCQPVCCQPTCPRPTCCISSCYRPSCCGSSCGSSCCRPTCCISSCCRPQCCQPVCCQPTCPRISSCCRPSCCGSSCCRPSCCLRPVCGRVSCRTTCYRPTCVISTCPRPVCCPSSCC; encoded by the coding sequence ATGGTCAGCTCCTGTTGTGGCTCTGTCTGCTCTGACCAGAGCTGTGGCCGAAGTCTCTGCCAGGAGACCTGCTGCCGCCCCGTCTGCTGCCAGACCACCTGCTGCAGGACCACCTGCTGCCGCCCCAGCTGTGGTGTGTCCAGCTGCTGCCGCCCCGTCTGCTGCCAGCCCACCTGCCCTCGCCCCACCTGCTGCATCTCTAGCTGCTACCGCCCCTCCAGCTGTGGGTCCAGCTGTGGTTCCAGCTGCTGCAGGCCTACCTGCTGCATCTCTAGCTGCTGCAGGCCCCAGTGCTGCCAGCCTGTGTGCTGCCAGCCCACCTGCCCTCGCCCCACCTGCTGCATCTCTAGCTGCTACCGCCCCTCCTGCTGTGGGTCCAGCTGTGGGTCCAGCTGCTGCAGGCCTACCTGCTGCATCTCCAGCTGCTGCAGGCCCCAGTGCTGCCAGCCTGTGTGctgccagcccacctgcccccGCATCTCCAGCTGCTGCCGCCCCTCTTGCTGTGGCTCCAGCTGCTGCCGCCCGAGCTGCTGCCTGCGCCCAGTGTGCGGCCGGGTCTCCTGCCGCACCACTTGCTATCGCCCCACCTGTGTCATCTCCACCTGCCCCCGCCCCGTGTGCTGTCCCTCCTCTTGCTGCTGA
- the LOC128064961 gene encoding keratin-associated protein 4-11-like — protein sequence MVSSCCGSVCSDLSCGRSLCQETCCRPSCCQTTCCRTTCCRPSCGVSSCCRPVCCQPTCPRPTCCISSCSRPTCCGSSCGSSCYRPTCCISSCCRPQCCQPVCCQPSCPRISSCCRPSCCGSSCCRPSCCLRPVCGQVSCRTTCYRPTCVISTCPRPSCGRSLCQETCCRPSCCQTTCCRTTCCRPSCGVSSCCRPVCCQPTCPRPTCCISSCSRPSCSVSSCGSSCYRPTCCISSCCRPQCCQPVCCQPTCPRPICCISSCFRPSCCESSCYRPTCCVSSCCRPRCCQPVCCQPTCPRISSCCRPSCCGSSCCRPSCCLRPVCGRVSCRTTCYRPTCVISTCPRPVCCPSSCC from the exons ATGGTCAGCTCCTGTTGTGGCTCCGTCTGCTCTGACCTGAGCTGCGGCCGAAGTCTCTGCCAGGAGACCTGCTGCCGTCCGAGTTGCTGCCAGACCACCTGCTGCAGGACCACCTGCTGCCGCCCCAGCTGTGGTGTGTCCAGCTGCTGCCGCCCCGTCTGCTGCCAGCCCACCTGCCCTCGCCCCACCTGCTGCATCTCTAGCTGCTCCCGCCCCACCTGCTGTGGGTCCAGCTGTGGCTCCAGCTGCTACAGGCCTACCTGCTGCATCTCCAGCTGCTGCAGGCCCCAGTGCTGCCAGCCTGTGTGCTGCCAGCCCAGCTGTCCCCGCATCTCCAGCTGCTGCCGCCCCTCTTGCTGTGGCTCCAGCTGCTGCCGCCCGAGCTGCTGCCTGCGCCCAGTGTGTGGCCAGGTCTCCTGCCGCACCACTTGCTATCGCCCCACCTGTGTCATCTCCACCTGCCCCCGCCCC AGCTGTGGCCGAAGTCTCTGCCAGGAGACCTGCTGCCGCCCCAGCTGCTGCCAGACCACCTGCTGCAGGACCACCTGCTGCCGCCCCAGCTGTGGTGTGTCCAGCTGCTGCCGCCCCGTCTGCTGCCAGCCCACCTGCCCTCGCCCCACCTGCTGCATCTCTAGCTGCTCCCGCCCCTCCTGCTCTGTTTCCAGCTGTGGCTCCAGCTGCTACAGGCCTACCTGCTGCATCTCCAGCTGCTGCAGGCCCCAGTGCTGCCAGCCTGTGTGCTGCCAGCCCACCTGCCCTCGCCCCATCTGCTGCATCTCTAGTTGCTTCCGCCCCTCCTGCTGTGAGTCCAGCTGCTACAGGCCTACCTGCTGCGTCTCCAGCTGCTGCAGGCCCCGGTGCTGCCAGCCTGTGTGctgccagcccacctgcccccGCATCTCCAGCTGCTGCCGCCCCTCTTGCTGTGGCTCCAGCTGCTGCCGCCCGAGCTGCTGCCTGCGCCCAGTGTGCGGCCGGGTCTCCTGCCGCACCACTTGCTATCGCCCCACCTGTGTCATCTCCACCTGCCCCCGCCCCGTGTGCTGTCCCTCCTCTTGCTGCTGA